From the genome of Coleofasciculaceae cyanobacterium:
AGTTAGACGGACATATTTTATCTGTTCCCTTTGCCACTAACAATGGGGCAGTATTTTATCGCCCTAGTTTATTTGAGCAAGCAGGAATCAAAGATGTTCCGCAAACATGGTCACAGTTACAGCAAACGGCAGAAAAACTAACTCAGGACACGAATAATGATAGTCGCCCGGATCGATACGGTATTTACTTATCCTTGGGTAAAGAGGAATGGACGGTGTTTACCTGGCTACCATTTATTTATAGTGCGGGAGGAGATTTGTTAGCGGCAGGTCAACCCAATTTAGTTAACGATGGCGCGATCGCAGCACTACAGTTCGGTGCTGATTTAGTTCAAAATAAGGTAGCTGTCTTGTCTCCACCCGAAAGAGGCTATGAAATTGATGACTTTATTGAAGGTAAAGTTGCAATGCAGATTACAGGGCCTTGGACGCTGGCTCAGTTAAAATTAGCAGATATAGACTATGGTGTCTTTCCTATCCCTGTGGCCAACCAACCCGCTGCGGTAATTGGTGGCGAAAATCTGTTTGTCTTTAAAACCACCCCAGAAAGAGAACAAGCTAGTTTACGATTTTTAGAATATATCCTCAGTGAGAAATTTCAGACAACTTGGGCATTAGAGACAGGCTATTTACCCGTAAATACTAAATCTCAACAGAGTGAAGCCTATCAAAACTTTATCAGAGAAAACCCCGTAGTGAAAGTATTCTTAGAGCAAATGCAGTGGGCAAAATCTCGTCCGATCATTCCCCAATATAATCGGCTTTCTGAAAACTTGGGTCGAGCAATTGAAGCCAGTCTTTTAGGTAAACAAACTCCCGCAGAGGCGTTAAAGCGATCGCAACAGCGTTTAGAATTAATCTTTGGGAATTAACTAAAAAAAAGCAACTATGGCGCACCTGTTTATCGATCGCCTGATCGAACAAATCCAAGCCAAAAATACTCCTTGCATAGTCGGGTTAGATCCCGCTTTGTCGAGAATACCCGATGGCTGGTTACAAAAACACGGACTCGATCGACAAAGCAGTATAGCCGATTGCGCCGAAGCGATATATCAATATAACCTGATGGTGTTAGATGCGATCGCCGATTTAGTTCCCGCAGTTAAGCCTCAGAGTGCCTATTATGAGTTATATGGTTCAGCTGGGATTATGGCATTAGAAAAAACAATTATGGCTGCACGCGATCGCGGTTTGTTAGTAGTCTTAGACGTAAAACGCGGAGATATCGCCTCTACTGCCACAGCCTACGCCCAAAGCTATTTATCTCGTGAACCTATCCGTCCTTTAGAAGCCGATGCCATTACGATTGTTCCCTATTTAGGTAAAGACTGCCTCGATCCTTTTTTCGAGTCAGCAACTCAATGGGGAAAAGGGGTTTTTGTCTGTGTTAAAACCTCCAACCCCGGGGCATCCATAGTTCAAGAACAACAAATAGGCGATCGCTATCTATACGAAATTATTGCCGATTTAATTAAACCCGCTTCAGATAAAAGTATTGGCGAATCTGGCTATAGCGGTATTGGTGCAGTAGTCGGCGCAACCTATCCCGAAGCAGCCATACGTTTACGTAAACAGTTACCTAATAGTCTATTTCTCGTTCCAGGTGTAGGCGCACAGGGAGGCGGTAACGAAGGGATCAAAGCCTGTTTCAATCCCGACGGTTTAGGTGCAGTAGTCAGTAGTTCCAGAGCAATTATGTATCCTCATCTTTACGGTAGTGTAGATTCAAATCAGGAGACAATTAGACAAGCTGCTAAAGAATTAATTGCTCAGGTCAAGAAAATATTAAAGAATTAATAGTTAATTATCAGAACTTGATTAGCCAGGAGTAGATTAAAGGCGATCGCTTTAAATAATAGACAAACCCAAGTTAAATTTTGCTGAATTAGATACCCTAATCAATAACGGTATATTGCAATTATTTAACTAATCCATGTCTCATTTTTATCTCGATGCCGAGGAAAGCGATCGCAAGTCTTTTGAACTTCCAGGGGCAAAACCACACTACAACCCAGACCGTCCTGGACAAGTAGAGCATATTTTTCTCAATTTAATTTTAGATATCCCTAATCAAAGCTTTAAGGGAACTTGTACTACTACGATCGCTCCCGTACGCCCTGGTATCGAGCAATTAACCATGGATGCGGTAGATTTGACTATTGAATCCGTGTTAGTTGATGGTGTAAGTCAACAATTTGACTATGATGGGGAACAAATTGAAATTCATCTACAGCAGCCAAGCTCTACAGAAGCGATTAAAGTGGAGATTGCCTATTCGGTAGACCATCCCCAACGAGGACTCTATTTTATCCAGCCGACGGCAGACTATCCTGATAAACCGACACAGGTTTGGACACAGGGCGAAGATGAAGATTCCCGCTTTTGGTTTCCCTGCTTTGATTATCCTGGTCAATTGGCTACTTCTCAAATACGAGTACAAGTACCAGCAGGATTTAAGGCAATTTCCAACGGGGAGTTGATTAATACTGAAACAGTAAATAATGGCGTTGTCTATCATTGGTCGCAACAGCAGGTACATCCTACTTACCTAATGACTTTGGCAGTGGGGGACTTTGCGGAAATTGCGGATCGGTGGCAGGGTAAACCAATTACTTACTACGTCGAGAAAGGACGAGAAGCAGATGCGAAGCGCAGTATGGGTAAGACTCCCCGCATGGTAGAATTTTTATCCACTAAATACGGCTATGACTATCCTTATCCTAAATATGCGCAGGTATGTGTGGATGATTTTATCTTCGGCGGAATGGAAAATACTTCTACTACCCTGCTAACCGATCGCTGTTTGTTGGATGAACGAGCCGCAGTTGATAATATGCGTACTGAAAGTTTAGTGCTGCACGAATTAGCTCATCAGTGGTTTGGCGATTTGGTAGTAATCAAACACTGGTCACACGCCTGGATCAAAGAGGGGATGGCTTCCTATGCTGAAGTTTTCTGGACAGAGGAGGAGTATGGCAAGGACGATGCAGCCTATTACTTATTAAATGAAGCCCGTACCTATATTACCGAAGATAGTTCGCGTTATCGTCGTCCGATAGTTACCAATATCTATCGTGAAGCGATCGAACTTTACGATCGCCATCTTTATGAAAAGGGTGCTTGTGTCTATCACATGATTCGAGCCATTTTAGGGAATGAATTGTTTGACAAGGCAATTCAGACTTTTGTGCAGGATAATGCTCACAATACCGTAGAAACGGTCGATCTATTGCGGGCGATCGATAAAGCAACTGGTTATAACCTAATGTTTTTGTTCGATCAGTATGTCTTTCGTGGTGGTCATCCCGATTACAAGGTGGCGTATTCTTGGGAGGTTGACAGCAAGCTAGCTAAATTAAGCGTTACCCAGAAACAGGCGAAAGATAGCGATAGCAAGGAGTTATTCGATCTCAAAATTCCTGTGGCTTTTGGCTATATCTCTGAAGAATCGGACGATCTGAGCTGGAAAACTTTTACTCTACGCATTCATCAGCCAGAACAAAGCTTTTATTTTCCTCTAGAGAAAAAAGCTGACTTTATTAGCTTTGACGTGGATAACAATTTCCTCAAAACTGTCACTCTGCAATATCCTGTTGCCGAACTAAAAAAACAGTTAAAATATGACCCCGATCCGATCTCGCGAATTTATGCTGCGGGGGCATTAGCCAAAAAAGGTGGCTTAGAAGTAATCACAGCCTTGGGTAAATCTTTAGCTGACGATCCTTTCTGGGGAGTAAGGGTCGAAGTAGCTAAAAAACTTGGCAATATTAAATTAAATCAAGCAATGGAAGCTTTAAAAGCTGGGTTAAAAGACGAAGATGCAAGGGTGCGTCGGGCAGTTATCGATGCGTTGAGTAACTTTAAAATTGCCGCTAGCTATGACACGATCGCGCTTTGCCTGCAACAGGGAGATCTTAGCTATTATACCGAAGCTGCTGCTGCTCGTAGTTTGGGTGGCATGGTATCGGGTAATCTTAAGGAGAAACAACCCGAGGCGATCGCCTTACTGAAAACTATCTTAGAACAACGGGCTGGTTGGAATGAAGTTGTTCGCGGTGGTGCGATCGCTGGATTGAGTAAAATGAAAACTTCTCCTGATGCGGTGGATATTATTCTGGCATACACTAAGCCAGGCGTGCCTCAAGCTTTAAGACTGACGTCAATCCGCTGTTTGGGTACAATATCTACTGGTCAAACGCCTGAGAAATTAGGTGAAATTTTAGAACAGTTAGAAGCGATCGCACTAGAATCTTTTTTCTTAACTCAGGTGGCGGTTGTCGGTGCTTTAGAACAGATGCAGACTAGCCAGGCAATTAATATTCTAGATGAACTTGCCGCGCAGACTCCTGACGGTAGGGTACGTCGTCGTGCCGAAGAAGCCGTAACTAAGGTGCAGAAAAATCTGGGCGCCGACAAAGCTGTTCAAGAATTGCGTCAGGAAATCGATCGGCTTAAACAGACTAATCAGGATCTTACTAGTCGTCTAGCTAAGTTGGAAGCACAAGCTGATAGTCAATCTTAAATCAACAGCTAGATTAAGCAGCGATCGCACAATTAGTCAAGCGATCGCTTTTTAGTTACGGTAATGCTACAAAAATTAATGGCAATGACGCTAATTTTCAGTCTTGATGATTTGACAAGCAGCTTCTAATAGGTTTTCGACGATAATTTGTGGCTGAGGATACACTTCTAAATAATCTTTCTCTAACTGCCTGACAAAAGCAGTTTTCATACCAATACTTTTAGCTCCAGCAATATCCCAAGCGTGAGCAGCAACCAGCCAAACCTCGGCTAAATTATCCGTTTTAATCATCTTGTAAACATTTGGGTGGGGTTTGGTAACGGCGATTGCATCACACGAATAAACTTCAGTAAAATACTTTTGTACTCCCGCACGTTCTAATAATTTGTGGGTAGAGTCTTGACTCCCGTTAGTCAGAGCAACTATTGTCCAGCCCGCTTCTGTTAAAGTTTGAAATGCTTTTTTTGCTCCGTGATGCAACTCTAACTCGCTAAAAGTCGCCATAATTTGTTCCAACTGGATCGAACTTGGGTCAATATCCAACAGTTGCAAAGTTCGTGGCAATTGTGCTTGTAAAACTTCTTTGAGAGGTCGATATTTACCTGCATGAGAAAACCCAAAGGCATCTCTTAATGCTTGAGCAAACCAAAGTTCTAAAGCGTAAGCAGGTAAACCTATTGCGAGTAATTGCTGTCGAGGTTTCTCTAAAGAAAAACAAGTGCCGATTATATCAAAAGCAACAATTTTTTGGTTCGACATTTCTTCTTTTTAGGTGTATTAGCAATAATTATACTATTGCTAATTATTAAAGCTATGTCGATCATTTCTCGTTACAGTAAACTTCTTATTATTCTGGTTACAGCGATCGCCTGTATTATCGTTGGTTTTAATTATAGAAATAACGCTCCAACTCCGCCAATAGCTCAACCAAATTTACCAATCGAGCAAAAAGCAACAGAGCAAAAAGCAACAGAGCAAAAAGCAACAGAACAACAAGCAACAGAACAACAAGCAACAGAACAAGTTGAGTTGCCTCCAATATCAAAAACCAAGGCAAATTCAGTAGATTCAGCTACATATAAGACCACGCTTGCTTTTGAACAATATAAACCCAGATATACAAGCACGGATATTCATCCTAGTAACTACGGAGAACGCTATAGTATTGACGTTGATGGTAACCCTTTAGACAATCCACCGATTGTCGTGTTACATGAAACCGTCAACTCTGCTAGAAGTGCGATTAATACTTTTAAAACACCTCATGACAATGACAACAATCAAGTTAGTTATCATGCTTTAATTTCCCTGGATGGAACAATTATTTATCTTCTTCCAGCAGATAAACGGGCTTTTGGTGCAGGTAATTCAGTATTTGAAAGTACTAGCGGTATTGAAACCGTCCAGACTAATCCTAATTTACCGCCATCGGTCAATAACTTTGCTTACCATATATCTTTAGAGACACCACCAGACGGCCGTGGAAGTAATAACCAGGAATACCATAGCGGTTATACAGAAAGTCAATACAAGTCTTTGGCTTGGTTGTTAGCTTTAAGCAACATACCAGATGACCGCATTACTACTCATAAAAATGTAGACCGTTCTGCTCAAAAAATTGACCCGAGAAGTTTCGATTTCGACAAATTTTTGACAATTTTACATACCTATCGCCAGCCTAATGTAGACAAAATATCTGCTCAATAAGTTATTTCAACTAATTCTGGCGATCGCTTTTTCCTTTAGTTGTGATATTATTCTGGAACAACGCAGACAGAATGAACAGAAGTTTTGGAACAACTTTGATAATTCTGCTGAAAAAATAGCGACATACTGGCTTCAATCAGCAATTTTCTGTCCCATTGAGGATTAGAACTGAGAAAATCTTGTATACAGTTATAAATATTTTCGTTGATTTCTATATACAGCTCTACCGTTGTTTTTTGAGAATTCATTTTTATATTTGTAATAAGTATTAAATAGATTAATTAACTCTATCAGGATTATTTCTCATCAAAGTTTTAAAATTTATATCTATCTCTGACTGTGGATATTCACGGCAAAATAGTTGATTTGAACCTAGTCATTTTACTGAGTAACCACGATTTTTTAAGCCAAAAGTACGAGTAAATAATTAGCTTCTGTGGAAAACTGGCGATTATCTGGGGAAAATCTTGTGGATATTGAACTTACAAAATCTTAGAAAGATATATAAGTAAATTATATAATGTGTTTAAAACTACAAAATTAGTTTCGTTAAAAGTTTAAATTGTCTAAAAAAAAGGGCTATTGTAGCTATTTAAAATTTACAATTTCAAATTGTTAGAAAATCAATTTGTATTTAAAATTATTTTTCCCTAGCTTTACTCAATTGCTAATTTATATAGAGAATTCGGCGATCGAGTTTGTCAATATTCAAAACAGTTCTACTTATCTAAATCGGCGATCGCGCTGCCACCAGGAATATGAGCGATAATGTTCTGTTTATGGGCAAGTTTATGGGCAAGTTTATGGGCTGCCTCTTCTTGCTCGTAGTTTAACTCTCGTTCCGATTGCGTTGGTTCTGCTTGACTTGATTTGTCTGCTTCTCGTTCGATAAAACTAGAAAGTTTCTTGGCTTCAGAAAAGTTGATAAATTGTTGGGATTGTTGGTCTGTCATATCTTTTTTTTTAAGTTAACGTTCTACCTTACATTCCTAAAAAGCTTTAATGACAATAATCCTTCCAAGGAGAGAAAAAAGTCTCAACTAAATAAATATGCGAATAGAGCCTTAATTCTCGAAAGCACATATTTTGCTTGTTGACATTTCAATCAGTATTTTTGATTGGTGCAAAAGATATTATTAATTACTCTTCAAGATTAACCATATTAATACTTGACTAATTGTTTTAGTCTGTAGATTTTAGCTAATTGATAATTGCCGTCATTTTTTGGTCACACTTATTTTGAACACTATAAACAGCAAAGTTTTAAGAAAATGTAATCATGAAACTGCAATTGTTGGTTGCTTTGACTGCCTTAGCAGCAGGAGCGACATTAATAATTCCCGATTTAGCAAAAGCGCAGACTTCAATTGAAGAGCTACAGCAACGCTCAGAAGGCACGAGCATCTTGGGAGAAATTATCAGCATCGTTGGTAATGATATTGAGCCTGAGCCAAAGTGAAATCTAATCTAGTTAACTCAACTTCTGTACCTATCAAACCAAAACCGACACTAACTTTCATTGATGCTGTAGCTCTAATTATTGGAGCGGTCATTGGTGCGGGGATTTTTGAAACACCAGCCTTTATAGCTGCTAATGCTGGCAATGAAACAGTAGTGCTGCTCGTCTGGTTGTTGGGGGGTGGAATGTCTTTGGTCGGTGCTTTGTGCTATGCGGAGCTAGCAACAGCTTATCCTCATGCAGGAGGCAATTACTACTATCTTCAGCGCGCTTTCGGTCAACAGATTGCTTTTTTGTTTGCTTGGGCGCGCATGACCGTGATTCAAACTGGATCGATCGCCCTTTTAGCCTTCGTGTTTGGGGATTATGCTTCCCAAATATTAGATTTAGGTGACTATTCGGCTGCGATCTATGCTGCTCTGGCAATTGGAATTTTAACCATTTTCAATCTTATTGGTATTCGCCAAGGAAAGTGGACGCAAAATTGGTTGAGCGCAGCAAAAGTCCTCGGCTTGTTGTTAGTTGTCATTGTTGGTTTGGTGGTTGCTGACCCTCCTGCTTCTGTAGAGCCGATTGAACCCGCTTCGGGAAATATAGGCATGGGAATGATTTTTGTGCTTTTATCCTATGGTGGCTGGAATGAAGCTGTATATATCTCAGCTGAATTACGCAACCTCAGACGTAATATGGTGCGATCGCTACTTTGGAGCATCGGCATTATTACAGCGATTTACTTGGCAATTAATCTGGCATACCTTCAAGGGTTAGGCTTAGAAACAATGGCAACCTCAGAAGCAGTAGCCGCAGAACTAATGCGCCGTGCGCTCGGAACACCTGGAGCCTGGTTTATCAGTTTACTGATTGCTGTGGCTACTTTAGGTGCAATCAATGCCACGATTTTTACTGGTGCTAGAACTAACTATGCCCTAGGGAAAGATTTTTCTCTATTTAGTTGGCTGGGAAACTGGCATCGACGTACCCAAACACCGACTTCTGCTTTGTTAGTCCAGGCAGCGATCGCCCTGTTTCTAGTTTTGCTGGGAACGCTGACCCGAAGAGGTTTTGAAACAATGGTAGACTACACTGCCCCTGCATTTTGGTTCTTTTTTCTCCTAACGAGTTTGTCTTTATTTGTGTTGCGATTCAAAGAGCCAGAAGTTCCCAGACCCTTTAAAGTCCCTTTTTACCCTCTAACACCGATTGTCTTTTGCTTAATTTGCGTTTACTTACTGTATTCGAGCCTTGTCTATACCGGCGTTGGCGCACTTGTCGGCGTAGCTATATTAATCGCTGGCGTACCACTGTTGTTATGGTCGCGTCAGGCAAAAGCTTGAACTCATTTGAACTCAAACGTCAAAAAAAAATTATCTATCTCAACCAGAAATATCATGAAATTACCCAAAAAAGCCAAATTTTGGCTCACCAGTTTAAGTCTTAGTAGTTTGGTAATAGTTGGATGTGCTACTCAAGAACGAAACTTTAGCGAAATTCCTACTGAACCAGCAACTCCAGTCCAAACCCAACCTGCAACTGAAGCACCTAGTGTACCTTATGTACCTACACCTCAAAATGTCGTGAATCAAATGCTTGAATTAGCAAATGTATCGGGCGACGATATTCTTTACGATCTAGGTAGTGGAGATGGTCGAATTCCCATTACCGCAGCCGAGAAATATGGCGCTCGTGGCACTGGTGTCGAACTCAATCCAGAGCTAATAGAGCAAAGTCGAGCTAACGCTGAATCAGCAAATGTTGCCGATCGCGTAGAATTTTTGCAGCAAGACCTTTTTCAGACCGATCTAAGCGAGGCAACTGTAGTCACGCTTTATTTACTACCAGATGTTAACCTCGAACTTCGTTCTAAACTACTGCAAGAACTCGAACCAGGGACGCGAATTGTTTCCCATGACTTTAATATGGGAGAGTGGCAACCAGAGCAAGTTGTTCAAGTGCAAAGTGGAACTCGGCAACATACTCTTTATTACTGGGTTGTTCCTGAAGAAATTCCCGAAAGTATCAGTAGTTAGAAGCAAACTAGGCTATCTAAGATGCGATCGCTTTCAAACGGTGAGAATATTGTCATTTTTGCGTCACATTTCTCCTTTATTTTAAGTTAACTGGTCTTTTAGTAAGACATTTAGACTTGTTGGAGATTTCCCAGGTAAAAAACCGTGACTAGATCTGTTGTTCGAGAAAGAAAGTGAGACAGTATCAGTATGAGTAAGATATCGAACAAGATCGGTTTGTATTTGAAAGCTACACATTCTCAATGGTTTAACTACATTACGGCAGCTTTGTCTGTTGGCTTGGCACTACTGCTTACTCAATGGCTTAGAACTTTAATTGCACCAACTATCTCGCCATTATTTTTTGCAGCAGTTATGTTCAGTGCCTGGTATGGCGGGCTTGGTTCGGGACTATTTGCTACCTTGCTATCCGTTTTAGCCAGCGACTTTTTTTTAATCCCGCCTTTATACGCTTTGGGACAAGCTAATGGTGCCGATCTTCTCCAACTGTTTGTTTTTAGTTTAGTTGCACTCTTGATTAGTTCTTTAAATGCCTCTTTAAGAGCTGCCAAGAAGCGAGCTGAGATTAGTTTAGCTAAATTACAGGCAAGTGAAGAACAGTACCGTCGTTTGATAGATACGGCTAATGAGGGTATCTGGTTGCTCGACGCTCAAATCCGAACCGAGTATGTGAACGAGCAATTGGCTAAAATGTTGGGCTATAGCGTTGGGGAAATGCTAGATCGATCTCTGTTTTATTTTGTAGATCGAGAATTTCGTGTGGAAGCAGAACAGTCCATCGAGCGACGCAAGCAGGGCATAATAGAGCAATTTGATTTTTGTTATCGCCGTAAAGATGGTTCTCAACTATGGGCAATTGTCTCTACACAACCCAGGTTTAATCGACAGGGTAAATTCGTCGGCATATTAGCCATGCTTACAGACATTACCGATCGCAAGCAAATCGAACACGAGCGCGAACAGTTACTCGAACGAGAGCAGTCAGCCCGACAGTTAGCCGAAGCTGCTAATAGCATAAAAGATGATTTTTTAGCCGTTGTCTCTCATGACTTGAGATCGCCTCTTAACGCCATCATTGGCTGGTCAAAGCTGCTGCGTGA
Proteins encoded in this window:
- a CDS encoding ABC transporter substrate-binding protein translates to MKSYYQNNYQSLIKNFLALGLVCLMLVGGCSNINKNKIDESKITTITFWHGINPPENREIFDKLVNEFNQNNRDLQVEALYIGQPDAQLPKILAATVSDSPPDILWFVAQIAGKLNQLGALLPLEDWLNNSAVKTEIDPAMFDSMKLDGHILSVPFATNNGAVFYRPSLFEQAGIKDVPQTWSQLQQTAEKLTQDTNNDSRPDRYGIYLSLGKEEWTVFTWLPFIYSAGGDLLAAGQPNLVNDGAIAALQFGADLVQNKVAVLSPPERGYEIDDFIEGKVAMQITGPWTLAQLKLADIDYGVFPIPVANQPAAVIGGENLFVFKTTPEREQASLRFLEYILSEKFQTTWALETGYLPVNTKSQQSEAYQNFIRENPVVKVFLEQMQWAKSRPIIPQYNRLSENLGRAIEASLLGKQTPAEALKRSQQRLELIFGN
- the pyrF gene encoding orotidine-5'-phosphate decarboxylase; its protein translation is MAHLFIDRLIEQIQAKNTPCIVGLDPALSRIPDGWLQKHGLDRQSSIADCAEAIYQYNLMVLDAIADLVPAVKPQSAYYELYGSAGIMALEKTIMAARDRGLLVVLDVKRGDIASTATAYAQSYLSREPIRPLEADAITIVPYLGKDCLDPFFESATQWGKGVFVCVKTSNPGASIVQEQQIGDRYLYEIIADLIKPASDKSIGESGYSGIGAVVGATYPEAAIRLRKQLPNSLFLVPGVGAQGGGNEGIKACFNPDGLGAVVSSSRAIMYPHLYGSVDSNQETIRQAAKELIAQVKKILKN
- a CDS encoding M1 family metallopeptidase codes for the protein MSHFYLDAEESDRKSFELPGAKPHYNPDRPGQVEHIFLNLILDIPNQSFKGTCTTTIAPVRPGIEQLTMDAVDLTIESVLVDGVSQQFDYDGEQIEIHLQQPSSTEAIKVEIAYSVDHPQRGLYFIQPTADYPDKPTQVWTQGEDEDSRFWFPCFDYPGQLATSQIRVQVPAGFKAISNGELINTETVNNGVVYHWSQQQVHPTYLMTLAVGDFAEIADRWQGKPITYYVEKGREADAKRSMGKTPRMVEFLSTKYGYDYPYPKYAQVCVDDFIFGGMENTSTTLLTDRCLLDERAAVDNMRTESLVLHELAHQWFGDLVVIKHWSHAWIKEGMASYAEVFWTEEEYGKDDAAYYLLNEARTYITEDSSRYRRPIVTNIYREAIELYDRHLYEKGACVYHMIRAILGNELFDKAIQTFVQDNAHNTVETVDLLRAIDKATGYNLMFLFDQYVFRGGHPDYKVAYSWEVDSKLAKLSVTQKQAKDSDSKELFDLKIPVAFGYISEESDDLSWKTFTLRIHQPEQSFYFPLEKKADFISFDVDNNFLKTVTLQYPVAELKKQLKYDPDPISRIYAAGALAKKGGLEVITALGKSLADDPFWGVRVEVAKKLGNIKLNQAMEALKAGLKDEDARVRRAVIDALSNFKIAASYDTIALCLQQGDLSYYTEAAAARSLGGMVSGNLKEKQPEAIALLKTILEQRAGWNEVVRGGAIAGLSKMKTSPDAVDIILAYTKPGVPQALRLTSIRCLGTISTGQTPEKLGEILEQLEAIALESFFLTQVAVVGALEQMQTSQAINILDELAAQTPDGRVRRRAEEAVTKVQKNLGADKAVQELRQEIDRLKQTNQDLTSRLAKLEAQADSQS
- a CDS encoding haloacid dehalogenase type II, whose product is MSNQKIVAFDIIGTCFSLEKPRQQLLAIGLPAYALELWFAQALRDAFGFSHAGKYRPLKEVLQAQLPRTLQLLDIDPSSIQLEQIMATFSELELHHGAKKAFQTLTEAGWTIVALTNGSQDSTHKLLERAGVQKYFTEVYSCDAIAVTKPHPNVYKMIKTDNLAEVWLVAAHAWDIAGAKSIGMKTAFVRQLEKDYLEVYPQPQIIVENLLEAACQIIKTEN
- a CDS encoding peptidoglycan recognition family protein, which produces MSIISRYSKLLIILVTAIACIIVGFNYRNNAPTPPIAQPNLPIEQKATEQKATEQKATEQQATEQQATEQVELPPISKTKANSVDSATYKTTLAFEQYKPRYTSTDIHPSNYGERYSIDVDGNPLDNPPIVVLHETVNSARSAINTFKTPHDNDNNQVSYHALISLDGTIIYLLPADKRAFGAGNSVFESTSGIETVQTNPNLPPSVNNFAYHISLETPPDGRGSNNQEYHSGYTESQYKSLAWLLALSNIPDDRITTHKNVDRSAQKIDPRSFDFDKFLTILHTYRQPNVDKISAQ
- a CDS encoding DUF2811 domain-containing protein, which gives rise to MNSQKTTVELYIEINENIYNCIQDFLSSNPQWDRKLLIEASMSLFFQQNYQSCSKTSVHSVCVVPE
- a CDS encoding amino acid permease; its protein translation is MKSNLVNSTSVPIKPKPTLTFIDAVALIIGAVIGAGIFETPAFIAANAGNETVVLLVWLLGGGMSLVGALCYAELATAYPHAGGNYYYLQRAFGQQIAFLFAWARMTVIQTGSIALLAFVFGDYASQILDLGDYSAAIYAALAIGILTIFNLIGIRQGKWTQNWLSAAKVLGLLLVVIVGLVVADPPASVEPIEPASGNIGMGMIFVLLSYGGWNEAVYISAELRNLRRNMVRSLLWSIGIITAIYLAINLAYLQGLGLETMATSEAVAAELMRRALGTPGAWFISLLIAVATLGAINATIFTGARTNYALGKDFSLFSWLGNWHRRTQTPTSALLVQAAIALFLVLLGTLTRRGFETMVDYTAPAFWFFFLLTSLSLFVLRFKEPEVPRPFKVPFYPLTPIVFCLICVYLLYSSLVYTGVGALVGVAILIAGVPLLLWSRQAKA
- a CDS encoding class I SAM-dependent methyltransferase, which codes for MKLPKKAKFWLTSLSLSSLVIVGCATQERNFSEIPTEPATPVQTQPATEAPSVPYVPTPQNVVNQMLELANVSGDDILYDLGSGDGRIPITAAEKYGARGTGVELNPELIEQSRANAESANVADRVEFLQQDLFQTDLSEATVVTLYLLPDVNLELRSKLLQELEPGTRIVSHDFNMGEWQPEQVVQVQSGTRQHTLYYWVVPEEIPESISS
- a CDS encoding ATP-binding protein, which produces MSKISNKIGLYLKATHSQWFNYITAALSVGLALLLTQWLRTLIAPTISPLFFAAVMFSAWYGGLGSGLFATLLSVLASDFFLIPPLYALGQANGADLLQLFVFSLVALLISSLNASLRAAKKRAEISLAKLQASEEQYRRLIDTANEGIWLLDAQIRTEYVNEQLAKMLGYSVGEMLDRSLFYFVDREFRVEAEQSIERRKQGIIEQFDFCYRRKDGSQLWAIVSTQPRFNRQGKFVGILAMLTDITDRKQIEHEREQLLEREQSARQLAEAANSIKDDFLAVVSHDLRSPLNAIIGWSKLLRDGRLDAEKTEKALEIIERNAREQERLIEDLLDISRIVRGQIRLDLKALNLIPVIEAAIDTVLPTANAKQIQLESKLASNIGLIKGDRDRLRQVLWNLLTNAVKFTPAKGKVTVTLDAIATQAKIQVSDTGIGICPNFLPYVFERYRQQNDKTFKVRGGLGLGLAITHNLVELHGGKIFVDSLGEGKGATFTILLPIVCSKSEIINSQTNQLTIEHRCFLSRF